In Chryseobacterium gotjawalense, the following are encoded in one genomic region:
- the glgB gene encoding 1,4-alpha-glucan branching protein GlgB yields MQNIIPHSLFSDHDIYLFKEGNHYKLYEKFGAHSIEIDGVEGVYFAIWAPFAKEVSVIGDFNGWHSEAHKLLPRWDESGIWEGFIAGLKWGDVYKYGIRTNKGVLLEKGDPFALSWEQNLQAGSLVSTTWFEWTDKNWMKDRSNKNSINAPMSVYEMHLGSWMRGTDDPHRFFSYREIAERLVPYMKEMEFTHVEFMPIMEYPYDPSWGYQVTGFFAATSRFGSPQDLMFLINELHQNEIGVILDWVPSHFPGDANGLHFFDGTFLYEHEDPRKGFHPDWKSYIFNYGRPEVKSFLISNAIFWLDRYHADGLRVDAVTSMLHLDYSRNEGEWEPNIDGGNVNLEARKFLQDFNKAVYKEFPDVITIAEESSDFPMLTKPVHDGGIGFGMKWMMGWMHDTLKYFKVDPIDRKYHHNKLTFGSVYVYNENYMMPLSHDEVVHGKASLIYKMPGDEWQKFANLRALYLYMFTHPGAKLLFMGNEFAQTREWNFTQSLDWHLLQFPFHKGMQEFVKRLNHLYRNETALYENNFSPQGMEWVDANDADNSIYIYLRKGKKEDDVLMVVLNLTPRVLDYKIGIDEGTSWEVILNSDDTQFAGSGVKAEVEDEEDDEWMYRPNAIVLKLPPLAGVILKQKKLQTAVVEKEKSVKN; encoded by the coding sequence ATGCAAAATATAATTCCTCATTCTTTGTTTAGCGACCATGATATTTATCTTTTTAAAGAAGGAAACCATTATAAGTTGTATGAAAAATTTGGCGCTCATTCTATTGAAATTGATGGGGTCGAAGGCGTTTATTTCGCCATTTGGGCACCATTTGCTAAAGAGGTTTCTGTTATTGGTGATTTTAACGGATGGCATTCTGAAGCCCACAAATTACTGCCAAGATGGGACGAATCCGGAATTTGGGAAGGATTTATCGCAGGCTTAAAATGGGGAGATGTTTACAAATACGGAATCCGAACCAATAAAGGAGTTTTACTCGAAAAAGGAGATCCTTTTGCTTTAAGTTGGGAACAGAACCTACAGGCTGGTTCACTCGTTTCAACCACCTGGTTTGAATGGACGGATAAAAATTGGATGAAGGACCGTTCAAACAAGAATTCCATCAATGCGCCAATGTCGGTTTACGAAATGCATCTGGGATCCTGGATGCGCGGCACAGATGATCCACACCGTTTCTTCAGTTATAGAGAAATTGCAGAACGGCTTGTTCCTTATATGAAGGAAATGGAGTTTACGCACGTAGAATTCATGCCCATTATGGAATATCCGTATGATCCAAGCTGGGGCTATCAGGTGACAGGATTTTTTGCTGCCACCTCCCGTTTTGGTTCGCCGCAGGATTTAATGTTTCTAATTAATGAATTGCACCAGAACGAAATCGGCGTTATTTTAGACTGGGTTCCTTCTCATTTTCCGGGTGACGCCAATGGACTGCATTTCTTCGACGGTACTTTTTTATATGAACATGAAGATCCCCGAAAAGGTTTTCATCCTGACTGGAAATCCTATATTTTCAATTATGGAAGACCGGAAGTGAAATCGTTTTTAATCAGTAATGCTATATTTTGGCTCGACCGTTATCATGCCGACGGACTTCGGGTAGATGCCGTAACCTCAATGCTGCACCTGGATTATTCCAGAAATGAAGGCGAATGGGAACCGAATATTGATGGTGGAAATGTGAATCTGGAAGCCAGGAAATTCTTACAGGATTTCAATAAAGCAGTCTATAAAGAATTTCCGGATGTGATAACGATAGCCGAAGAAAGTTCAGACTTTCCCATGCTCACAAAACCAGTACACGACGGCGGTATCGGTTTTGGTATGAAGTGGATGATGGGCTGGATGCACGATACTTTGAAATATTTTAAAGTAGATCCAATTGATAGAAAATACCACCATAATAAATTGACGTTTGGCTCTGTTTACGTTTATAATGAAAATTATATGATGCCGCTTTCTCATGACGAAGTCGTCCACGGGAAAGCCAGTTTAATTTATAAGATGCCGGGCGATGAATGGCAGAAATTCGCCAATCTTCGTGCTTTATATCTTTATATGTTTACCCATCCCGGCGCAAAACTGCTGTTTATGGGTAATGAATTCGCGCAAACCCGCGAGTGGAATTTTACCCAAAGTCTCGATTGGCATTTGCTCCAATTTCCTTTTCACAAAGGAATGCAGGAATTTGTAAAAAGATTGAATCATTTATACAGAAATGAAACCGCCCTGTACGAAAATAATTTTTCACCCCAGGGAATGGAGTGGGTGGACGCGAATGATGCCGATAATTCCATTTACATTTATTTAAGGAAAGGAAAAAAAGAGGACGATGTTTTAATGGTGGTTCTAAATTTAACACCAAGAGTTCTTGATTATAAAATCGGTATTGATGAGGGGACGAGTTGGGAAGTGATTCTGAATTCGGATGACACGCAATTTGCGGGAAGTGGTGTGAAGGCAGAAGTGGAGGATGAAGAAGACGATGAATGGATGTACAGGCCCAATGCAATTGTCTTAAAATTACCACCGCTTGCCGGCGTTATTTTAAAACAGAAAAAATTACAGACAGCTGTGGTTGAAAAGGAGAAGAGTGTAAAAAACTGA
- a CDS encoding aspartyl protease family protein translates to MIPFKLINNLIFIPININGVDLTFLLDSGVNETILFSLDKKEVNFKDVEKIKFSGLGESMDIEGLKSENNTVSIGKDYKDAKHTVFIILDEGINFSSHVGIPVNGIIGYQFFKDHPVEINFTSKKITVFNDENSLIKRQKRFTEFPITIENNKPYIMADVEMTDKKVQSKMLIDLGNSDAIWLFPKLIENFEYNRPNIDDYLGRGFNGDIFGKRSRIHNLYLGKFNFAEPLTAMPDEYSIQNLKLVPGRKGSVGNDILRRFTVIFDYPGQRILLKRNKNYNDPFLFNSSGLDIQQDGMTWEKDLVEVETKKNVKAADGIEVIDQTQKFQYNFVLKPKFSVAGCRKDSPCFVAGIRKNDQLISIDKKPVNNMTMEKINNYFKEGNGKKIDLKIERGNQVLNFTITLEDPIPYQK, encoded by the coding sequence GTGATCCCTTTTAAACTGATTAATAATTTAATTTTCATTCCAATCAATATTAATGGGGTAGATTTAACCTTTCTGCTGGATTCCGGAGTAAATGAAACGATCCTCTTTAGTTTAGATAAAAAAGAAGTCAACTTTAAGGATGTTGAAAAAATAAAATTTTCCGGTTTAGGGGAAAGTATGGATATTGAAGGTTTGAAATCGGAAAACAACACGGTCAGTATCGGGAAAGATTACAAAGATGCTAAACATACCGTTTTTATTATTTTAGATGAAGGCATTAATTTCTCATCGCATGTAGGCATCCCGGTCAATGGAATCATCGGTTATCAGTTTTTTAAAGACCATCCGGTTGAAATTAATTTTACTTCAAAAAAAATTACCGTTTTCAACGATGAAAACAGCTTGATTAAACGCCAGAAAAGATTTACCGAATTCCCGATCACCATCGAAAATAATAAACCATATATTATGGCCGATGTTGAAATGACCGACAAGAAAGTCCAGTCAAAAATGCTGATCGATTTAGGAAACAGCGATGCAATCTGGCTTTTCCCCAAACTCATCGAAAACTTCGAATACAACCGTCCCAACATTGATGATTATCTGGGGCGTGGTTTCAATGGTGATATTTTCGGGAAAAGAAGCCGTATCCACAATTTATATTTGGGGAAATTCAATTTTGCAGAACCGCTTACCGCGATGCCTGATGAATATTCGATTCAAAATTTAAAATTAGTTCCCGGTCGGAAAGGCTCGGTTGGCAATGATATCTTAAGACGTTTTACGGTGATTTTCGATTATCCGGGTCAAAGGATTTTGCTTAAAAGAAATAAAAATTACAATGATCCTTTTTTATTCAACAGCAGTGGTCTGGATATTCAGCAGGACGGCATGACCTGGGAAAAAGATCTTGTAGAAGTTGAAACAAAAAAAAATGTAAAAGCTGCCGACGGCATAGAAGTTATAGATCAAACACAGAAATTTCAGTATAATTTTGTTCTGAAACCAAAATTTTCTGTAGCCGGATGCCGTAAAGATTCACCCTGTTTCGTGGCAGGAATCCGTAAAAATGATCAACTCATCAGCATCGACAAAAAGCCCGTGAACAATATGACTATGGAGAAAATTAATAATTATTTTAAAGAAGGAAACGGTAAAAAAATCGATCTGAAAATAGAAAGAGGCAATCAGGTTCTCAACTTTACCATTACTTTAGAAGACCCAATCCCTTATCAAAAATGA
- a CDS encoding L,D-transpeptidase, with translation MLRLSQKKLFNLILLTSVISFALQCEKGQETASREIELKKLDSAAKAKKDSLIQDSIQKNTVAYRAFIFPAKKKDSAMAAFNKEFSKEDQYVILALNRLDLKNKWRADTLAVPDKIDSTLMAYSPFPHQLEILKDVHKIVFFSYPIQAFAVYENGNLLKWGPTSMGSKAAQTKRGLTFANWKKELSISTVSSEWKLPYNFNIHNTLGIGWHQYDLPGYPASHSCLRLLRNDAKFLYNWADQWILNKGGATVRANGTPVIVFGDYKWGKKKPWKNLIQDPKADDISVEDLTEIIKPNLSKILEEQKRTDEVRGGITAAKAGEKVAA, from the coding sequence ATGCTTAGACTTTCTCAAAAAAAACTTTTCAATCTGATTCTTTTGACCTCGGTTATTTCATTTGCTTTACAATGTGAAAAGGGACAGGAAACTGCTTCCCGGGAAATCGAACTGAAAAAACTGGATTCCGCTGCAAAAGCAAAAAAGGATTCTTTAATTCAGGATTCTATTCAAAAGAATACCGTTGCTTATCGTGCCTTTATTTTTCCTGCAAAGAAAAAAGATTCAGCGATGGCGGCTTTTAATAAAGAGTTTTCAAAAGAAGATCAATATGTGATTTTAGCTTTAAACCGTCTTGATTTAAAAAATAAATGGCGTGCTGATACGCTTGCTGTTCCCGATAAAATAGATTCTACTTTGATGGCTTATTCGCCATTTCCGCATCAATTGGAAATTCTGAAAGACGTTCATAAAATAGTTTTCTTTTCTTACCCGATTCAGGCTTTTGCCGTTTATGAAAACGGAAATCTTCTAAAATGGGGACCTACAAGTATGGGTTCAAAAGCCGCCCAGACCAAACGGGGATTGACATTTGCGAACTGGAAAAAAGAACTGTCAATTTCTACTGTTTCCAGCGAATGGAAATTACCGTATAACTTTAATATTCACAATACTTTAGGAATTGGCTGGCATCAATACGATCTGCCCGGCTATCCGGCCTCGCATTCCTGTTTGAGATTGTTGAGGAACGATGCGAAGTTTTTGTACAATTGGGCAGATCAGTGGATTTTGAACAAAGGCGGAGCAACGGTAAGAGCAAACGGAACTCCCGTCATTGTTTTTGGGGATTACAAATGGGGCAAGAAAAAACCATGGAAAAATTTAATTCAGGATCCCAAAGCTGATGATATTTCGGTAGAAGATTTGACTGAAATTATAAAACCCAATCTCTCGAAAATTTTGGAGGAGCAAAAGAGAACCGATGAGGTTCGTGGCGGAATAACCGCTGCAAAAGCCGGAGAAAAAGTCGCTGCTTAA
- a CDS encoding glycogen synthase, with protein sequence MPNRIHERKMRIFNLSIECYPVAKVGGLADVVGALPKYLNKIDGVEASVIMPWYNKPFVHDHSFELVFDGWIHQHRQSFQVQVMKERSKVLGFDLYLVKIPGLLDRDNPYGYWDESQQFLAFQHGVLHWLTAMEIRPDVLHCHDYHTGLVPFMVENCPEFSFLKGVKTIGTIHNGEYQGQMSWEMINYFPWFDGAKWGLLDWDGYINPLAAMIKCCHSFNAVSGGYMDELFENFRGLETLVRQEYAKANGIINGIDTEIWDPKVDPFLAFNYGKKDADSGKWKNKKEICEEYGLNPNLPLFSFIGRFAGEKGADFLPEIVWKSIRETYGALNIIILGSGDKNIENQLSELSHSFSNFALDLGYKEYLSHKIYASSDFLLMPSRVEPCGLNQMYAMRYGTVPIVRYTGGLRDTVEDISTGGSGLNFGEASANAAVHAIHRALHIFHKEGLMKQLVQSNMNFDFSWEKSAEKYLELYEK encoded by the coding sequence ATGCCAAATAGAATACATGAACGTAAAATGAGAATATTTAACCTTTCTATCGAATGTTATCCTGTCGCCAAAGTTGGCGGACTTGCCGATGTGGTAGGAGCATTGCCTAAATATCTCAATAAAATCGATGGGGTGGAAGCCAGCGTAATTATGCCCTGGTACAATAAACCGTTCGTTCACGACCACAGTTTCGAGCTGGTTTTTGACGGTTGGATTCATCAGCACCGGCAAAGTTTTCAAGTTCAGGTCATGAAAGAACGTTCCAAAGTTTTAGGTTTTGATTTGTATTTGGTGAAAATTCCGGGACTTTTGGACCGGGATAATCCTTACGGATACTGGGATGAAAGTCAGCAGTTTCTGGCTTTTCAACATGGAGTACTGCATTGGCTGACCGCCATGGAGATTCGCCCCGACGTTTTGCACTGCCATGATTATCATACCGGTCTGGTTCCTTTTATGGTAGAAAATTGTCCTGAGTTTAGTTTTCTAAAGGGCGTAAAAACAATCGGTACCATTCATAACGGCGAATATCAAGGGCAGATGAGTTGGGAAATGATTAATTATTTTCCCTGGTTTGATGGCGCGAAATGGGGTTTGCTGGATTGGGACGGCTACATCAATCCATTGGCTGCGATGATAAAATGTTGCCATTCTTTCAATGCTGTTTCTGGCGGTTATATGGATGAACTGTTTGAAAATTTCCGCGGTCTGGAAACTTTAGTCAGACAGGAATATGCAAAAGCAAACGGTATTATCAACGGCATAGATACCGAAATATGGGATCCTAAAGTCGATCCGTTCCTCGCTTTTAATTATGGAAAAAAAGATGCTGACTCCGGTAAGTGGAAAAATAAAAAAGAGATTTGCGAAGAATATGGTCTGAATCCCAATTTGCCGCTGTTCAGTTTCATCGGTAGATTTGCGGGCGAAAAAGGAGCCGATTTTTTACCGGAAATCGTCTGGAAAAGTATCCGGGAAACCTACGGCGCTTTGAATATCATTATTTTAGGTTCAGGTGATAAAAATATCGAAAATCAATTGTCGGAATTGTCTCATTCTTTTTCAAATTTCGCTCTGGATCTTGGGTACAAAGAATATTTATCCCATAAAATTTATGCTTCTTCCGATTTTTTATTAATGCCTTCCAGAGTGGAACCCTGCGGACTCAACCAAATGTACGCCATGCGGTACGGAACCGTTCCGATCGTCAGATATACCGGTGGTTTACGGGATACAGTAGAAGATATCTCAACAGGCGGAAGCGGACTCAATTTCGGTGAAGCAAGTGCAAATGCCGCTGTTCATGCAATCCATCGCGCTTTGCATATTTTTCATAAAGAGGGTTTGATGAAACAGTTGGTGCAATCGAATATGAATTTTGATTTCTCCTGGGAAAAATCTGCCGAGAAATACCTGGAGCTTTATGAAAAGTAA
- a CDS encoding EamA family transporter, whose translation MEKKNMLKGVLYVALGASIFGMLATFVKLSYQDGYTTSEVTTAQFVLGLTGLFILNLIQKKTSKKPLAQPTPKEIKMLMLAGTSLGCTSLFYYICVQYINVSIAIVLLMQSVWFSVVIESVISKKFPNAKKVVATVIVLIGTFFATNMINLDVKLDLHGVFWGLMAAASFSMTMFTSNKIATHIPVLRKSMIMLSGGAVIVFLFLFFAQVGPLHFEVLKTFYLNFTDNTDHIRAFDFSIFYTYGFILALFGTIIPPTLFNLGFPKTGLGLGSIVSSLELPVSVTMAFVLLGEKVILIQWMGILLILFAIVLMNLPSKKKELQPNYLKVDH comes from the coding sequence ATGGAAAAGAAAAATATGTTAAAAGGGGTTTTGTATGTTGCGCTGGGAGCAAGTATTTTCGGCATGTTGGCCACGTTTGTTAAATTGTCTTATCAAGACGGATATACGACCTCCGAAGTTACCACGGCACAATTCGTTCTGGGATTGACAGGTTTATTTATTTTAAATCTGATACAGAAAAAAACTTCAAAAAAACCACTTGCCCAGCCAACGCCCAAAGAGATTAAAATGTTGATGCTGGCAGGAACATCTTTAGGCTGTACCAGTCTATTTTACTATATCTGCGTTCAGTATATCAATGTATCTATCGCAATCGTATTGTTGATGCAGTCGGTCTGGTTCAGCGTTGTTATAGAAAGTGTAATATCGAAAAAATTTCCTAATGCCAAAAAGGTGGTCGCAACTGTAATCGTTCTGATCGGAACATTCTTCGCAACCAATATGATTAATCTGGACGTTAAATTGGATTTGCACGGTGTTTTTTGGGGACTGATGGCGGCAGCGTCATTCAGCATGACGATGTTCACTTCCAATAAAATAGCAACCCATATTCCGGTGTTGAGGAAAAGTATGATTATGCTTTCCGGAGGCGCTGTCATTGTATTTCTGTTTCTCTTTTTTGCACAGGTCGGTCCTCTGCATTTTGAGGTGTTGAAAACATTTTATTTGAATTTTACAGATAATACAGACCATATCAGGGCTTTTGATTTTTCGATATTCTATACTTACGGTTTCATTCTGGCTTTGTTCGGAACGATTATTCCGCCGACTTTGTTTAATCTCGGGTTTCCAAAAACAGGTTTAGGATTGGGAAGTATTGTTTCGTCTCTGGAGCTGCCGGTTTCCGTTACGATGGCATTTGTATTATTGGGTGAAAAAGTTATTTTAATCCAATGGATGGGGATTCTTTTAATACTTTTTGCGATCGTGTTGATGAATTTGCCTTCCAAAAAAAAGGAATTACAGCCCAATTATCTGAAAGTAGATCATTAA
- a CDS encoding S46 family peptidase — MNRKNILLAAILLPAVMAFAQQYGGMWIPTELNEKEMKDLGMKISAKQIFDPSKPSIKDAVVQFNGGCTAEIISPQGLLLTNHHCGYGQIQKHSSVEHDYLSDGFWAKDMNGELPNPGVTVDFIADIKEVTGSVLAGTQNLDSKAAEALIAKNLETVKAGFKLEPWQKVIIKPVYYGNKYYAYIIETYKDIRLVGAPPSSIGKFGSDTDNWVWPRHTGDFSMFRIYADKNNKPAEYSKDNIPYKPKYFLPVSIKDKQENDFTFVFGFPGRTTEYLPAIAVEKVMTETDPAMIAVREVALKTLNEKMRTDAETRIKYASKYAGVANYWKKWIGEVEGLKKSDAVGKKKKYEQTLIAKNPQIKPTIDQLNNLYNEQSPYSLNRSYYSEVTRNAETLSLANQYINFMQSYEAGKMTDQTLTGFKNRLASFYKDYDAELDAKVTAQLLALYAEKTPAKFLPANFAQFKEVNKNSATIENWSKNSVITGRGTFNSATASANIDKVFANPAELIKNLKNDPIIQLASSMKDSYMKTTEGKYAELQDQIDVLQKKFMAQQMETDKDRKFFPDANSTLRVAYGQVKGSNPRDAVYYGYQTHLEGVMEKYVPGDYEFDVPKKLVNIYNTKDYGIYKDKTGDVPVNFTATNHTTGGNSGSPALDAHGNLIGLNFDRQWEGTMSDINFDPRFSRNIMVDTKYILFIVDKYADAKWLLNEMKIVK, encoded by the coding sequence ATGAATAGAAAGAATATATTGCTGGCAGCAATACTTTTGCCGGCAGTGATGGCATTTGCCCAGCAGTACGGCGGAATGTGGATTCCTACAGAACTCAACGAAAAGGAAATGAAAGATTTGGGAATGAAAATTTCTGCGAAACAGATTTTCGATCCTTCAAAACCGAGTATTAAAGATGCGGTCGTACAATTTAACGGAGGTTGTACCGCAGAAATAATTTCACCACAAGGTTTACTGCTGACCAATCACCACTGTGGTTACGGTCAAATTCAGAAACACTCATCAGTGGAACATGATTATTTGAGTGATGGCTTCTGGGCAAAAGACATGAATGGAGAATTACCAAATCCGGGCGTGACCGTAGATTTTATCGCAGATATTAAAGAAGTGACGGGGTCTGTTTTGGCGGGAACACAAAATTTAGATTCTAAAGCGGCGGAAGCGCTGATTGCCAAAAATCTTGAAACGGTTAAAGCCGGTTTTAAATTAGAACCTTGGCAGAAAGTAATCATTAAACCCGTTTATTACGGTAATAAATATTACGCTTATATCATCGAAACTTACAAAGATATCCGTTTGGTTGGTGCACCGCCAAGTTCAATCGGTAAATTCGGATCTGATACCGACAACTGGGTTTGGCCAAGACATACCGGCGATTTTTCGATGTTCCGGATTTATGCTGACAAAAACAATAAACCAGCGGAATATTCAAAAGACAATATCCCTTACAAACCGAAATATTTCTTACCGGTTTCCATTAAAGACAAACAGGAAAATGATTTCACATTTGTTTTTGGATTCCCCGGCAGAACAACCGAGTATTTACCTGCCATCGCTGTAGAAAAGGTAATGACAGAAACCGATCCTGCCATGATCGCCGTAAGAGAAGTCGCGTTGAAAACCTTAAACGAAAAAATGCGTACCGATGCGGAAACAAGAATTAAATATGCGTCAAAATACGCTGGTGTAGCCAATTACTGGAAAAAATGGATCGGCGAAGTTGAAGGTTTGAAAAAATCTGACGCCGTTGGAAAAAAGAAAAAATACGAGCAGACTTTAATTGCAAAAAATCCGCAAATTAAACCGACGATTGATCAGCTGAACAATTTGTACAACGAGCAGTCTCCTTACTCGCTAAACCGCTCTTATTATTCGGAAGTGACCAGAAATGCCGAAACTTTGTCACTGGCCAATCAGTACATCAATTTTATGCAAAGTTATGAAGCTGGAAAAATGACCGACCAGACACTGACAGGTTTCAAAAACAGACTTGCTTCATTTTACAAAGATTATGATGCTGAACTGGATGCTAAAGTAACAGCACAGCTGCTCGCTTTGTATGCAGAAAAAACACCTGCCAAATTTTTGCCTGCAAATTTCGCTCAGTTTAAAGAGGTTAATAAAAATTCAGCAACCATTGAAAACTGGTCTAAAAATTCAGTGATTACCGGACGCGGAACTTTCAACAGCGCAACGGCGTCAGCGAATATCGACAAGGTATTTGCCAATCCGGCGGAGTTGATTAAAAACCTTAAAAACGATCCCATTATTCAGCTGGCTTCTTCAATGAAAGATAGCTACATGAAAACTACTGAAGGGAAATATGCAGAACTTCAGGATCAGATCGATGTGCTTCAAAAGAAATTCATGGCGCAGCAAATGGAAACCGATAAAGACCGTAAATTCTTCCCGGATGCAAACTCTACGCTTCGTGTCGCTTATGGCCAGGTGAAAGGTTCTAACCCCAGAGACGCGGTTTACTACGGTTACCAAACGCATCTGGAAGGGGTGATGGAAAAATATGTTCCCGGTGATTATGAATTCGATGTTCCTAAAAAACTGGTCAACATTTACAATACGAAAGATTACGGAATCTACAAAGACAAAACCGGCGATGTTCCCGTAAACTTTACCGCAACCAATCACACAACCGGCGGTAACTCCGGAAGTCCTGCTTTGGATGCACACGGAAATTTAATCGGACTGAATTTCGACAGACAGTGGGAAGGAACGATGAGTGACATCAATTTCGATCCCCGTTTCAGTAGAAATATTATGGTGGATACCAAATATATTCTTTTCATTGTTGATAAATATGCCGACGCAAAATGGCTGTTGAACGAAATGAAAATTGTGAAATAA